A DNA window from Cutaneotrichosporon cavernicola HIS019 DNA, chromosome: 2 contains the following coding sequences:
- the RSE1 gene encoding uncharacterized protein (CPSF A subunit region) → MHLLNLTLQPASAAMLAIVGSFSGKGQEIIVVRGSTRLEVLKLNPATGVLDSICSSEAFGTIRDLSAVRLAGMTKDYIVLSSDSGRLSIIELVIQPTPHFESLYQEVYGKSGSRRTIPGQFLAADPKGRAIMYGAVEKAKLVYILNRNAEGKLFPGSPLEAHKAHTIVTSLVSLDTGYDNPMFAALEIDYAEADQDPTGDAMRRTEKHLTFYELDLGLNHVVRKWSEPCDRRANLLVQVPGGQNANTDRFDGPSGVLVCAEDHISWQHMDAEAHRVPIPRRRNPLAQRGESSRGLMIVSAITHKIRGAFFFLLQSEDGDLYKVVIEHEGEDVKALRIKYFDTVPVATSLCILKSGYLFVASEFGDQNLYQFQSLADDDEEQEWSSTDYRDNGVGEGPLPYAFFNPRPLTNLLLVDTQTSLDPILDAQVVNLLGGASDTPQIYAACGRGPRSTFRSLKHGLDVNVLVSSGLPGVPNAVWTLKLSEEDEYDSYIVLSFPNGTLVLSIGETIEEVNNTGFLSSGPTLAVQQLGPNGLLQVHPYGLRHIRAADRVDEWPCPSGTTIVSATTNTRQVVIALSTAELVYFELDDEGSLSEYQEKKSLPGNATCVSIADVPEGRKRTAFLAVGCDNQTVHVISLEPDNTLETLSLQALTAPPSDICLAEIFDTSIDKNRATTFMTIGLVNGVLLRTVVDPVDGSLSDTRLRFIGAKPPRIVRSNVQGSPCVMAFSSRTWLLYTFQDLLQTQPLIYDSLEYACHLSAAMCPDGLIGISGNTLRIFTIPRLGTKLKQDSMPLSYTPRHFVSYPYAPVFYGIEADHRTYGPKTIERVVAAKEAAGDHVNKEVLELPFAEFGRPRAGPGHWASCIRVMDPLAVSTLQTIELDEDEAAFSLAVCYFERMGGRPSLVVGTGVRTTLVPKSCAEGWLRVYSIEDDGKRLEFMHKTKTDELPLAVAAFQGFLLAGIGKSLRLYEMGKKALLRKCENNGFPTGIVSIHVLGSRIIVGDAQESAFFCVYRTIPTRQLLIFADDSQPRWLTAICSVDYDTVCAADKFGNIFVNRLEERVSEKVDDDPTGAGILHEKGFLMGAAHKTDMIAHYNVGSIVTSLTKVSVAPGGRDVIVYTTISGAVGALVPFVSNDDVEFMTTLEMHIRSLNTSLVGRDHLAYRGYYAPVKAVVDGDLCDSFNLLPYPQQQAIAADLDRNVGEVLKKLEQLRTSSVF, encoded by the exons ATGCatctcctcaacctcacgCTCCAGCCAGCGTCTGCGGCGAtgctcgccatcgtcggCAGCTTCAGCGGCAAGGGCCAGGAGATTATCGTTGTGCGAGGCTCgacgcgcctcgaggtcctcaagctcaaccCCGCGACTGGCGTTT TGGACTCGATCTGCAGCTCCGAGGCCTTTGGTACTATCCGCGACCTCTCTGCGGTCCGCCTCGCCGGTATGACGAAGGATTACATTGTGCTGTCATCCGACTCGGGCCGGTTGTCCATTATCGAGCTTGTCATCCAACCTACCCCACACTTCGAGAGCCTGTACCAGGAGGTGTATGGCAAGTCTGGAAGCCGGCGAACCATCCCGGGACAGTTCCTAGCGGCAGATCCTAAAGGCCGCGCGATCATGTACGGCGCGGTggagaaggccaagctcgtgTACATTCTGAACCGgaacgccgagggcaagctGTTTCCTGGCTCGCCACTCGAGGCACACAAGGCGCACACGATCGTCACGTCGCTCGTGTCGCTCGACACGGGGTACGACAACCCGATGTTTGCAGCACTCGAAATCGACTATGCCGAAGCGGACCAGGACCCGACGGGCGATGCGATGCGGCGGACAGAGAAACACTTGACATTctacgagctcgacctcggcctcaaccACGTTGTGCGCAAGTGGAGTGAACCATGTGACCGCCGCGCCAACCTCCTTGTCCAGGTGCCCGGTGGACAGAATGCCAACACGGACAGATTCGATGGGCCATCAGGCGTCCTCGTGTGTGCTGAGGACCACATCTCGTGGCAGCAcatggacgccgaggcgcacCGCGTCCCCATCCCGCGGAGGAGGAATCCGCTCGCAcagcgcggcgagagcAGCCGTGGCCTCATGATCGTGAGCGCCATTACTCACAAGATCCGCGGCGcgttcttcttcctcctccagagcgaggatggcgaccTGTACAAGGTTGTGATCGAgcacgagggcgaggatgttAAGGCGCTCCGCATCAAATACTTTGACACAGTGCCTGTCGCAACGAGCTTGTGCATCCTCAAGTCGGGATACTTGTTCGTCGCGAGCGAGTTCGGCGACCAGAACCTGTACCAGTTCCAGAGCCtggcagacgacgacgaggagcaggagTGGTCCTCGACCGACTACCGGGACAATGGTGTCGGCGAGGGGCCCTTACCGTACGCGTTCTTCAATCCACGACCATTGACCAACCTGCTCTTGGTCGACACGCAGACGTCGCTGGACCCtatcctcgacgcgcaggTTGTCAACCTcttgggcggcgcgagcgacACTCCCCAGATTTACGCGGCGTGCGGGCGTGGGCCGCGCAGCACCTTCCGCTCCCTCAAGCATGGATTGGacgtcaacgtcctcgTGTCGTCAGGGCTACCAGGTGTGCCGAACGCAGTGTGGACTCTCAAGCTatccgaggaggacgagtacgaTTCATACATCGTGCTCTCGTTCCCTAACGGCACATTAGTGTTGTCAATTGGCGAGACGATCGAGGAGGTTAACAACACAGGGTTCTTGAGCTCCGGCCCGACTCTCGCTGtccagcagctcggccCGAATGGCCTGCTCCAGGTCCACCCATACGGACTGCGCCACATCCGCGCCGCGGACCGCGTGGACGAGTGGCCATGCCCGTCCGGCACGACTATTGTTTCGGCGACGACAAACACGCGTCAGGTCGTTATCGCGCTCAGCAcagccgagctcgtctaCTTTGAGCTAGACGACGAAGGGTCCCTCAGCGAGTATcaggagaagaagagccTGCCTGGCAACGCGACTTGCGTGTCCATCGCCGATGTCCCTGAGGGTCGCAAGCGcaccgccttcctcgctgtcgGGTGTGACAACCAGACTGTGCACGTCATCTCGCTTGAGCCTGACAACACGCTCGAGACACTGTCGCTGCAGGCCTTGACAGCACCTCCAAGTGACATCTGCCTCGCCGAGATCTTCGACACATCGATCGACAAGAACCGCGCGACCACGTTCATGACGATCGGTCTCGTCAACGGAGTGCTGCTCCGCACGGTTGTCGACCCCGTCGATGGCTCGCTGTCTGACACGCGACTCCGCTTTATCGGCGCCAAGCCGCCACGTATCGTCCGCTCGAACGTGCAGGGCAGCCCGTGTGTCATGGCGTTTTCGTCGCGCACATGGCTTCTGTACACCTTCCAGGACTTGCTCCAGACCCAGCCCCTCATCTACGACTCGCTTGAGTACGCGTGTCATCTCAGCGCCGCAATGTGCCCCGACGGCCTGATCGGCATCTCGGGCAACACTCTTCGCATCTTCACAATCCCTCGCCTGGGCACGAAGCTCAAGCAGGACTCGATGCCGCTCTCGTACACGCCCCGCCATTTCGTGTCGTACCCCTACGCACCTGTGTTCTACGGCATCGAAGCAGACCACCGGACATATGGCCCGAAGACgatcgagcgcgtcgtggccgccaaggaggcggcaGGAGACCATGTGAACAAGGAGGTGCTGGAGCTGCCGTTCGCCGAGTTCGGCCGCCCGCGTGCTGGTCCAGGCCACTGGGCATCGTGCATCCGCGTGATGGACCCGTTGGCCGTGTCGACACTGCAGACGATCGAgttggacgaggacgaggcggcgttctcgctcgccgtctGCTACTTTGAGCGCATGGGAGGGAGACcgtcgctcgtcgtcggtaCGGGCGTGCGCACGACCCTTGTCCCGAAGAGCTGTGCTGAGGGCTGGTTGAGAGTTTACTCGATCGAAGACGACggcaagcgcctcgagtTCATGCACAAGACGAAGACGGACGAACTTCCTCTTGCGGTCGCCGCGTTCCAGGGCTTTTTGCTCGCGGGCATTGGCAAGAGCCTGCGTCTGTACGAGATGGGCAAGAAGGCGCTGCTGCGCAAATGCGAAAACAACGGTTTCCCAACCGGCATCGTAAGCATTCACGTGCTCGGCTCGCGTATCATTGTCGGCGACGCACAAGAATCGGCCTTTTTCTGTGTGTACCGCACGATTCCCACGCGCCAGCTCCTTATCTTTGCGGATGACAGCCAGCCACGCTGGCTCACGGCCATCTGTAGCGTCGACTATGACACGGtgtgcgccgccgacaagtTTGGCAACATCTTTGTGAaccgcctcgaggaacgGGTGTCCGAAAAGGTCGACGATGACCCAACAGGCGCGGGGATTCTGCACGAGAAGGGCTTCCTCATGGGCGCAGCTCACAAGACGGATATGATTGCGCACTACAACGTCGGGTCGATTGTCACCAG CCTAACCAAGGTCTCGGTGGCGCCTGGTGGCAGGGATGTTATCGTGTACACTACAATCTCGGGTGCGGTCGGCGCACTGGTTCCGTTTGTCTcgaacgacgacgtcgagttCATGACGACACTGGAGATG CACATCCGCTCGCTCAACACGTCTCTTGTCGGGCGTGACCACCTCGCATACCGCGGGTACTATGCGCCCGTCAAGGCCGtggtcgacggcgacctGTGTGACAgcttcaacctcctcccctacccccagcagcaggcgATTGCGGCCGACTTGGATAGGAACGTGGGCGAGGTGTTGAagaagctcgagcagctgaGGACAAGCAGTGTGTTCTAG
- the RCF2 gene encoding uncharacterized protein (Mitochondrion protein), producing MSDTKYLDSSNQAYLNVVVKEAGKGALVGALAFAPTNWWLTRRFPAYRNLPPAGKAFLGMMFVIPVGTIFAEKAGEHYIAETQWKGVEHEQLSREKQQADEMWDSMSTAEKIKDYAARHQYGIIGGSWVASLGIAFGIVARNKYQTFPQKLVQARMYAQGLTVGVLIASALLAGVNARGQKPELPADHSWRDMLEHSGHLTKAERIALHAVRKAPINASTTPAPATAAA from the exons ATGTCCGACACCAAGTACCTCGAC tccTCTAACCAGGCCTACctcaacgtcgtcgtcaaggaggccggcaagggcgcgctcgtcggcgctctcgCCTTTGCCCCCACCAACTGGTGGCTCACACGTCGCTTCCCGGCTTACCGCAACCTCCCTCCTGCCGGCAAGGCCTTCCTCGGCATGATGTTTGTCATTCCCGTCGGCACCATCTTTGCCGAGAAGGCCGGCGAGCACTACATTGCCGAAACCCAGTGGAAGGGTGTTGAGCACGAGCAGCTCTCGCGCGAAAAGCAGCAGGCCGACGAGATGTGGGACTCGATGAGCACCGCTGAGAAGATTAAGGACTACGCTGCTCGCCACCAGTACGGCATCATCGGTGGCTCGTGGGTCGCCTCGCTCGGTATTGCATTCGGCATTGTCGCACGCAACAAGTACCAGACGTTCCCCCAGAAGCTCGTCCAGGCGCGTATGTACGCGCAGGGCCTCACTGTCGGTGTCCTCATCGCCTCGGCCCTCCTGGCCGGCGTCAACGCCAGGGGCCAGAAGCCCGAGCTGCCGGCCGACCACTCGTGgcgcgacatgctcgagcACAGCGGCCACCTCACCAAGGCTGAGCGCATCGCACTCCACGCCGTCCGCAAGGCGCCTATCAACGCGTCCACCACCCCCGCCCCAGCTACTGCGGCGGCCTAA
- a CDS encoding uncharacterized protein (Taurine catabolism dioxygenase TauD) has product MTTTATLPATLPALSVQELTFEPFALPASNQRSLGAPHPTAPYPVSAPSNPPTRLPRLARHGALLFRDLPITSAHDFSAFAHAFGYSRHEIVGIVVERAELAPNVAPANESPPHVTIYNHNESPQVPHAPGYIFFYCHTAPKEGGETPISSSAELYARARIEIPGLVEDLERLGVLSTIRYREEAQYRGGSTLHQAFGKEWAEGDSDEVKRRKVEDQIRRYGRGKYTSWTWSGGELEVRHHIPVLRQHVHFPVLFTQLASVYVRTLAGEATSRITTLSYGDGTAIPTEYLAKLKGITDDIRVLHRWEKGDVLVYDNVVAQHGREPWKGGQGDRVVLASLFDGPIPGPYGGEEWEQLVPLRD; this is encoded by the exons ATGACCACGACTGCCACCCTTCCCGCCACTCTGCCAGCCCTGTCGGTTCAAGAGCTGACGTTTGAGCCCTTCGCCCTGCCGGCGAGCAACCAACGCTCTCTCGGGGCCCCCCACCCG ACGGCGCCATATCCCGTATCCGCTCCCTCCAATCCACCAACACGCTTACCTCGCTTGGCGAGACATGGCGCCCTCCTGTTCCGCGACTTGCCCATCACCTCGGCCCACGATTTCAGCGCCTTTGCACACGCGTTCGGCTATTCCCGCCATGAGATTGTCGGCATCGTAGTCGAGAgggccgagctcgcgccaAACGTCGCACCAGCTAATGAGAGTCCCCCTCACGTCACAATCTACAACCACAACGAGAGCCCGCAAGTACCCCATGCCCCTGGGTATATCTTCTTCTATTGCCACACAGCGCCCaaagagggaggggagacgCCCATTTCATCCAGTGCCGAGCTGTATGCGCGGGCACGTATCGAGATCCCAGGACTGGTGGAGGATCTGGAGcgactcggcgtcctctCCACCATTCGATATCGGGAAGAGGCGCAGTATCGGGGCGGGAGCACGCTGCACCAGGCATTTGGGAAGGAGTGGGCAGAGGGtgactcggacgaggtcaagagGCGAAAAGTAGAGGACCAGATTCGACGATACGGTCGTGGCAAGTATACTTCCTGGACGTGGAGTGGGGGCGAACTCGAAGTGCGCCATCACATTCCTGTACTCCGCCAACATGTCCACTTCCCGGTCCTGTTTACTCAGTTGGCTAGCGTATATGTCCGCACCCTTGCTGGCGAGGCGACGAGCCGGATCACGACTCTGTCGTATGGTGACGGCACGGCTATCCCGACAGAGTATTTGGCCAAACTCAAGGGCATCACCGACGATATTCGGGTCCTCCATCGCTGGGAGAAGGGCGATGTGCTTGTTTACGACAACGTGGTTGCGCAACACGGGCGCGAACCCTGGAAAGGTGGGCAGGGGgaccgcgtcgtcctcgctaGTTTGTTTGATGGGCCTATTCCGGGACCGTATGGCGGCGAAGAGTGGGAGCAGCTCGTGCCGTTGCGCGATTAG
- a CDS encoding uncharacterized protein (Ion channel regulatory protein UNC-93), which produces MSDKLERDTQDDTKASVGETVSEGLDTLSSSVSTDTRPRWEKFYRSTLFQIIIVGLCSFSAPGLWVALNSMGVAGSADPDLINGANAILYGCMTVTCFLGPWITNLIGFKLTLAFGSIGYPLYAAGLYVNNRFGSQWFVYFGAVACGISAGFFWSIEGAVACGYPEEHKRGRYIATWFTFRNVGNMVGGVINLALNYKANRAGAVGYQTYLAFIGLQCLGLFFGLLLSNPEKVVRDDGTHIEAPRVDWRTEAHEMWRLATSRPILLLAPLFWYYGWIQAYPGTFLATYFTVRSRALASLLSAIVGSISTWLAGSLVDLPWSNRRTRALVTFGVLVALNSSTWIWSVVIQNEYRITRPRLDWSHSGFGRGFGVYMFERISTTFVENYIYWCISNLSDSPGDQIRYSSLLRGIETAAVALSFGVQAIPTPLIVTAALNFGQWFAVLPISLWATLHVIKVFSRKKEVI; this is translated from the coding sequence ATGTccgacaagctcgagcgcgataCCCAGGACGACACCAAGGCAAGCGTCGGCGAGACGGTTAGTGAGGGTCTCGACACCCTCTCAAGTTCAGTCTCGACCGAcactcggcctcgctgGGAAAAGTTCTACCGCTCAACGCTGTTCCAGATCATCATCGTCGGCCTAtgctccttctccgctcCTGGTCTTTGGGTCGCCCTAAACTCCATGGGTGTGGCCGGATCCGCCGACCCCGACCTAATCAACGGCGCAAACGCAATCCTGTACGGCTGCATGACCGTCACCTGTTTCCTCGGTCCATGGATCACCAACCTGATCGGCTTcaagctcaccctcgccttCGGGTCAATCGGGTACCCACTCTATGCAGCGGGGCTGTACGTCAACAACCGCTTTGGCTCGCAGTGGTTTGTCTACTTTGGTGCAGTGGCGTGCGGCATATCAGCCGGTTTCTTCTGGAGTATCGAAGGTGCCGTGGCATGCGGATATCCAGAGGAACACAAGCGCGGTCGATACATTGCAACGTGGTTTACATTCCGCAACGTGGGCAACATGGTCGGCGGGGTAATCAACCTTGCCCTCAACTATAAGGCCAACCGTGCCGGTGCAGTCGGATACCAGACCTACCTCGCGTTCATTGGCCTACAGTGTCTGGGCTTGTTcttcggcctcctcctcagcaaTCCCGAAAAGGTCGTAAGGGACGACGGGACTCACATTGAAGCGCCGCGTGTCGACTGGCGCACCGAAGCACATGAGATGTGGCGTCTAGCCACATCGCgccccatcctcctcctcgccccgcTCTTTTGGTACTACGGCTGGATCCAGGCATATCCCGGAACATTCCTAGCGACATATTTCACCGtccgctcgcgcgccctcgcTTCTCTCCTCTCGGCCATCGTCGGATCCATCTCAACCTGGCTCGCAGGCTCTCTAGTTGACCTACCATGGAGTAACCGGCGCACCCGCGCGCTCGTGACTTttggcgtcctcgtcgcacTCAACTCGTCCACATGGATATGGAGCGTCGTCATCCAGAATGAGTACCGCATCACCCGACCGCGCCTTGACTGGTCCCACTCGGGTTTCGGCCGCGGATTTGGCGTGTACATGTTCGAACGGATTTCGACCACCTTTGTGGAGAACTACATCTACTGGTGTATCTCCAATTTGAGCGACTCGCCAGGCGACCAGATCCGATACTCGTCCCTCTTGAGGGGTATCGAGACCGCGGCGGTTGCACTTTCGTTTGGCGTGCAGGCCATCCCGACGCCGCTTATTGTTACGGCGGCGCTGAATTTCGGGCAATGGTTCGCGGTGCTTCCCATCTCGTTGTGGGCGACGCTTCATGTCATCAAGGTGTTCTcgcgcaagaaggaggtgaTTTAG
- a CDS encoding uncharacterized protein (Belongs to the peptidase C19 family): MSNDTTPLIPGLPAVEPPPPDATAERCHLLGPTALVVQAIMGVLVLSSLVVKRHFEKRKRPWRVWGFDVGKQLVGQATLHACNILVSMVAGNSSSNNPCSLYFLNILIDTTIGVGIFYLGLIGYTKLFVKHLGPEGFTSGQYGRPPQWHFWFRQLQPYLAAVVTMKLIVILMLTLPGISGALIRGTQSMLGYLTLDVQVVFVLAIFPVIMNVFQFCVMDQVIKAGKGVEHKEQRDQDEEEMDGYEPVSTREHARRSSGAALSRTSSRMGSLEFAPFVGQRTLAVGDNVLRVEMTSRSPTPPPAAASSGLRRVPLIRESPSPHPSTSSVASTSSEDSDADRSLVSSSASTEAEAKLNGARDVMPNGTPRKTVNGAIVSAKSTPNGTPNGTPMKATKVGAQANGEPKTKVGPQANGEPKTKAAPKEHSLADPSDVDLSWPQLAANRPPGLFNPSMACYSNATLQMLLHTPPLLNLVMAHDSRTCQLSNRNAFCMACALRITAQEHWSGKKKAYTPQTVQGNLGRIKKGFSARRQEDAHEFLRFVTDGLQNSALAGLPKNLPEKVKCTSWVYRTLGGRVRSRVLCLSCNKPSDTFDSLLDLSLDIPSGAQNILDLFDHYVHKERLDGDNKYKCENCKKKSVATKQLLIAEAPPVLALHLKRFGFNWQGQSKKIGKHIAFPPILDINPYMVDDHAGGLLYRLSGVICHHGYGPHSGHYTAYVRSPDGKWFEADDEEVRQVPPQRARADHSAYVLNYVRLTPDEEAGLLAKRLEKKAAASVEAPAVSPPLIGKRQREGDGAPTSSAKRVTSAPMANGTPMSANGTPKASPMLQANTLNEPKVNGTPTPSSLGKLQDGEEALSSNTRIAAARADDTSKANGHMNGTPNGALARLANYDSSSENETDESTPDPRSGSFGPTAPTSPRRSTPGSPKKRKHKNHHADPKRGLHGLSKGAPMPFAVGRTPGKNANMRTNGMLNPKGSPSKREAHLGRQKGVFKRMQGR, translated from the exons ATGTCCAACGACACAACACCCCTCATCCCTGGTCTCCCAGCGGTGgagccaccgccgcccgacGCGACGGCTGAGCGCTgccacctcctcggtcCCACGGCACTGGTGGTGCAAGCCATCATGGGCGTCTTGGTGCTATCCTcactcgtcgtcaagcGACACTTtgagaagcgcaagcgtcCATGGCGCGTGTGGGGCTTTGACGTCGgcaagcagctcgtcggACAGGCGACACTACACGCGTGCAACATTCTC GTCTCGATGGTCGCAGGCAATTCGAGCAGCAACAATCCCTGCTCGCTTTACTTTCTCAacatcctcatcgacaccaccatcggcgtcggcaTCTTCTACCTCGGCCTCATAGGATATACCAAGCTCTTCGTCAAGCACTTGGGACCGGAAGGCTTCACTAGTGGGCAATACGGCCGTCCCCCACAGTGGCATTT CTGGTTCAGGCAGCTCCAGCCCTACCTCGCAGCCGTGGTGACGATGAAGCTCATCGTCATTCTCATGCTCACCCTTCCTGGGATAAGCGGCGCACTCATCCGCGGGACCCAGAGCATGCTGGGCTACCTCACCCTCGATGTGCAGGTTGTCTTCGTGCTCGCCATCTTCCCCGTCATCATGAACGTCTTCCAGTTCTGTGTGATGGACCAGGTCATCAAGGCCGGCAAGGGTGTCGAGCATAAGGAGCAGCGCGATcaagatgaggaggagatggacggGTACGAACCCGTGTCGACGCGCGAGCATGCCAGACGGTCGTCGGGTGCAGCGCTGAGCcgcacctcgtcaaga ATGGGTTCGCTCGAATTCGCTCCGTTCGTGGGGCAGCGCACCCTCGCCGTGGGCGACAACGTCCTCCGAGTTGAGATGACCTCGCGCTCTccaacaccaccacctGCTGCCGCATCCTCTGGTCTCCGGCGCGTACCTCTCATCCGCGAGTCACCTTCGCCGCATCCATCCACGTCCTCGGTTGCTTCGACGAGCTCCGAAGActccgacgccgacagGTCACTGGTGTCGTCTTCAGCCTCGACCGAAGCCGAGGCCAAACTCAATGGCGCACGTGACGTGATGCCCAACGGCACACCTCGGAAGACCGTGAATGGTGCGATTGTCTCGGCGAAAAGTACGCCCAATGGCACACCTAACGGGACGCCTATGAAGGCTACCAAGGTCGGCGCCCAGGCCAATGGCGAGCCAAAGACCAAAGTCGGTCCCCAGGCCAATGGCGAGCCCAAGACCAAAGCCGCACCCAAAGAACATAGCCTCGCCGACCCGTCCGACGTCGACTTGTCGTGGCCCCAGCTCGCGGCCAACAGGCCACCAGGGCTCTTCAACCCGTCGATGGCGTGCTACAGCAATGCGACCCTCCAGATGCTGCTGCACACCCCACCTCTTCTGAACCTCGTCATGGCGCACGACTCTAGAACATGCCAACTGTCAAACCGTAACGCATTCTGCATGGCATGCGCATTGAGGATCACCGCGCAGGAACACTGGTcgggcaagaagaaggcttACACCCCCCAAACAGTGCAGGGCAACCTTGGAA GAATCAAGAAGGGTTTCAGCGCTAGACGCCAAGAAGACGCGCACGAGTTCCTCCGTTTCGTTACGGATGGACTGCAGAACTCGGCCCTCGCCGGCTTGCCCAA GAATCTGCCAGAGAAGGTGAAGTGCACGAGCTGGGTGTATCGTACGTTGGGTGGGAGAGTCCGGTCGCGCGTACTTTGCCTGTCGTGCAACAAGCCATCTGACACGTtcgactcgctcctcgacctgtcACTTGACATCCCCAGTGGCGCCCAGAATATACTAGACCTCTTTGATCACTACGTGCACAAGGAGAGACTCGATGGCGACAACAAGTACAAGTGCGAGAA CTGCAAGAAGAAGTCGGTTGCAACCAAGCAGCTGTTGATCGCTGAGGCGCctcccgtcctcgccctgcaTCTTAAGCGCTTCGGGTTTAATTGGCAAGGCCAGTCAAAGAAGATCGGGAAACACATCGCATTCCCTCCTATCCTGGATATTAACCCATACATGGTGGACGATCAT GCTGGGGGCCTACTGTACCGTTTGTCCGGTGTCATCTGTCACCATGGGTACGGCCCACATTCCGGACACTACACAGCCTATGTGCGCAGTCCCGATGGAAAGTGgttcgaggccgacgatgaggaagtCCGTCAAGTCCCGCCTCAGAGAGCTCGGGCCGACCATTCCGCGTATGTTCTTAACTACGTGCGTCTCACGCCCGATGAAGAGGCTGGCCTGCTCGCAAAGCGGTTGGAAAAGAAGGCTGCGGCGTCTGTTGAGGCGCCAGCTGTGTCGCCACCACTCATTGGGAAGCGCCAGCgtgagggcgacggcgcacccacgtcgtcggccaaGCGTGTAACGTCTGCTCCAATGGCAAACGGCACGCCGATGAGCGCGAACGGGACCCCAAAGGCGAGCCCCATGCTCCAGGCCAACACTCTCAACGAGCCAAAGGTCAACGGTACACCCACGCCGTCGTCTTTAGGCAAGCTccaggacggcgaggaggcgctgtCGTCCAACACGCGCATCGCGGCAGCAAGGGCGGACGACACCTCAAAAGCCAACGGACACATGAACGGCACTCCTaacggcgcgctcgccagaCTGGCCAACTACGACAGCAGCAGCGAGAACGAGACCGACGAGTCTACCCCAGACCCCAGGTCCGGTTCGTTTGGCCCCACTGCGCCGACAAGCCCAAGACGCTCCACACCAGGCTCTCCGAAAAAGAGAAAGCACAAGAACCACCACGCCGACCCCAAGCGCGGGTTACACGGCCTATCGAAGGGCGCACCTATGCCGTTCGCCGTCGGCCGCACGCCGGGCAAGAATGCCAACATGCGCACCAACGGCATGCTGAACCCGAAGGGCAGCCCCAGTAAGCGCGAGGCGCACCTGGGACGGCAGAAGGGCGTCTTCAAGCGTATGCAGGGGCGGTAA
- a CDS encoding uncharacterized protein (Belongs to the small GTPase superfamily. Arf family), translating to MGGSLSKTFGKFLFGNKEMRILMLGLDAAGKTTILYKLKLNQSVTTIPTVGFNVETVTYKNVKFNVWDVGGQDKIRPLWRHYYTGTQGLIFVIDSADRERIDEARLELERILADREMRDCLLMVFANKQDIQGAMSPAEVTEKLGLLNMRERSWYVHPSVATTGEGLFEGLQWLSQNVKGTKA from the exons ATGGGCGGATCATTGAGCAAGACCTTTG GCAAATTCCTCTTTGGCAACAAGGAGATGCGCATCTTGATGCTGGGCCTTGATGCTGCCGGAAAGACGA CTATCCTCTACAAGCTCAAGCTTAATCAGTCGGTAACCACCATCCCCACCGTCGGTTTCAACGTCGAGACGGTCACGTACAAGAACGTCAAGTTCAACGTTTGGGATGTCGGAGGCCAGGACAAGATCCGTCCCCTTTGGAGGCACTATTATACCGGAACACAG GGCCTTATCTTCGTGATCGACTCTGCCGACCGGGAGCGCATCGATGAGGCacgactcgagctcgagcgcattCTTGCCGACCGCGAGATGAGGGACTGCCTGTTGATGGTGTTTGCCAACAAGCAGGACATTCAGGGGG CCATGTCACCGGCGGAGGTCACGGAGAAGCTGGGGCTGTTAAACATGCGGGAACGCTCGTGGTATGTCCACCCCAG TGTCGCGACGACCGGTGAGGGGCTCTTTGAGGGCCTGCAGTGGTTGTCGCAAAACGTCAAGGGAACCAAGGCCTAA
- a CDS encoding uncharacterized protein (Fungal protein of unknown function (DUF2015)) — protein sequence MFVHISALSFFVLVVFIGYYFRQRIYSFAEPYLPTSVIARLSNYQPLQTFSFQDQAAAGMSSSNFDLEANMGEGSGENRVGLDEEAVEEVRRIMAVERCTFDRARLIRHNRILAKNGIAPDGTPLDRKAVTRL from the exons ATGTTTGTCCACATCTCGgccctctccttcttcgTCCTTGTTGTCTTCA TCGGCTACTACTTCCGCCAGCGCATCTACTCGTTCGCAGAGCCGTACCTCCCCACCTCGGTCATTGCGCGTCTCTCAAACTACCAGCCCCTGCAGACGTTCTCGTTCCAGGACCAGGCGGCTGCTGGCATGAGCTCGTCCAATttcgacctcgaggccaatATGGGCGAGGGGAGCGGCGAGAaccgcgtcggcctcgacgaggaggccgtcgaggaggttcGGCGTATTAT GGCTGTTGAGCGGTGCACGTTCGACCGCGCGCGTCTCATCCGTCACAATCGCATCCTGGCCAAGAACGGCATTGCCCCAGATG GCACCCCCCTCGACCGCAAGGCCGTCACACGTCTTTAG